One Bos indicus isolate NIAB-ARS_2022 breed Sahiwal x Tharparkar chromosome 22, NIAB-ARS_B.indTharparkar_mat_pri_1.0, whole genome shotgun sequence DNA window includes the following coding sequences:
- the CHST13 gene encoding carbohydrate sulfotransferase 13, translating to MASPCWRRRALAAACLGSVLLLLGAALRALRPAFESNAVGTSWLGGKRRSPLQTLYDLDQGPRSALAEVHRQRRELLHRACSRHTRRQRLLRPEDLRHVLVDDARGLLYCYVPKVACTNWKRVLLALNGRGSGDPRAIPAPDAHAPGRLPSLADFSPAEVNRRLRTYLAFLFVREPFERLASAYRNKLQRPWGAAFQRRFGTDIVRRLRPHPSPDALARGHDVRFAEFLAYLLDPRTRRDGPLNEHWERAHALCHPCRLRYDVVGKFETLAEDAAFVLGLAGAPGLRFPEPPPGARAAARDRAERLFRDISPFYQRRLFGLYKMDFLLFNYSVPSYLRLR from the exons ATGGCGAGCCCCTGCTGGCGGCGGCGCGCGCTGGCGGCCGCGTGTCTGGGTTCCGTGCTCCTGCTCTTGGGCGCCGCGCTCCGCGCCCTGCGCCCGG CGTTCGAGAGCAACGCTGTGGGCACAAGCTGGCTTGGCGGGAAGAGGAGAAGCCCCTTGCAGACGCTCTACGACCTGGACCAG GGCCCGCGCTCCGCCCTGGCCGAGGTGCATCGGCAGCGGCGAGAGCTGCTGCACCGCGCCTGCAGCCGCCACACCCGGCGGCAGCGCCTGCTGCGGCCCGAGGACCTGCGGCACGTGCTGGTGGACGACGCGCGCGGCCTGCTCTACTGCTACGTGCCCAAGGTGGCCTGCACCAACTGGAAGCGCGTGCTGCTGGCGCTGAACGGCCGCGGCTCCGGCGACCCGCGCGCCATCCCCGCGCCCGACGCGCACGCGCCCGGCCGCCTGCCCTCGCTGGCCGACTTCAGCCCGGCCGAGGTCAACCGGCGTCTGCGCACCTACCTGGCCTTCCTCTTCGTGCGCGAGCCCTTCGAGCGCCTGGCCTCGGCCTACCGCAACAAGCTGCAGCGGCCCTGGGGCGCCGCCTTCCAGCGCCGCTTCGGCACCGACATCGTGCGGCGCCTGCGGCCGCACCCAAGCCCAGACGCGCTGGCCCGCGGCCACGACGTGCGCTTCGCCGAGTTCCTGGCCTACCTCCTGGACCCGCGCACGCGCCGCGATGGACCCCTCAACGAGCACTGGGAGCGCGCCCACGCGCTCTGCCACCCGTGCCGCCTGCGCTACGACGTGGTGGGCAAGTTCGAGACGCTGGCTGAGGACGCGGCCTTCGTGCTGGGCCTCGCGGGCGCGCCCGGCCTGCGCTTCCCGGAGCCACCGCCGGGGGCCCGGGCCGCCGCCCGCGACCGGGCCGAGCGCCTCTTCCGCGACATCAGCCCCTTCTACCAGCGGCGCCTCTTCGGCCTCTACAAGATGGACTTCCTGCTCTTCAACTACTCCGTCCCCTCCTACCTGCGGCTGCGCTAG
- the C22H3orf22 gene encoding uncharacterized protein C3orf22 homolog — MDPKAPKKSRQGKKSKARTQEKFARKFPYRFSWLTETSSEPLRPWVLTKMSSLLREQLPLQKTLLPTRSIPVRGLGAPDFPPPSCLQPPPSPPRNLWELALLTRRFPRLAAPPPTPRSPALHHQSLGHSAPRRS, encoded by the exons ATGGACCCGAAGGCCCCCAAGAAGTCCCGCCAGGGAAAGAAGAGTAAGGCCAGGACGCAGGAGAAGTTTGCCAGGAAATTTCCATACAG GTTCTCCTGGCTGACGGAGACCAGCTCGGAGCCCCTGCGGCCCTGGGTGCTCACGAAGATGAGCAGCTTGCTGCGGGAGCAGCTGCCGCTGCAGAAGACGCTGCTGCCCACGAGGTCCATCCCCGTCCGAGG GCTGGGGGCCCCGGATTTCCCACCTCCGTCCTGCCTCCAGCCGCCGCCATCGCCACCAAGAAACCTCTGGGAGCTGGCGCTGCTGACCCGCCGCTTCCCCAGGCTTGCAgcacccccgcccaccccccgaAGCCCCGCTCTGCACCACCAGTCTCTGGGCCACTCAGCCCCCAGGCGCTCGTGA